gtctgtgtcaattattgctgattggtaggggatcaaatacttatttcatgctaAAATACgaaaataaatttataaaatttatatgatgttgttattgtggattattttgtgatattctgtctctcagtgttaatatgtacctatgattaaaattctacacagttccatgtttgcagtgcagtgtgcactAAATTAAATTGTGTTCTTTTACATGAGGCCAGGCCAATGTGTCTCaggttgaaaaaatatttcaatgtttcatttttcttttaataaacattgaaaacaggtcCCACAGACCCAAACACTGCACAAGGGTTTATAATATATAACGTGTGTAAGTTCCTTTCATGTTGTAAGAGTGAATCTTAGGCAGATCATCTCACCactgtgttgtgtgcagtgacTAAACACACTTTCTGCAGCAGGGTTTGTCCACCAACCTCTTCCACAAACTTTGAACTCCGCCTTGAAAACATCCTCCAGTCGCTCTTTCAGTTCAGAGACAaatttcctcacagcctcaaaagagacgtttggactgacagtgatgctgggtaagtctccaggtccaggaggggcacagagggactgacagctctgcagacagacagacagaaagagacagacagtgaacacagattcctgtgcagataccaggagcagatctttgtaaaagaggaacacacctcaccatgtatgtacagtgtacacagtgcagactgtcagagagccagtgatgttacctggaggaaatggatgtgatcctctgtgtgtgaaagctgctccagctcagcctctctcctcctcagctcagcaatctcctgctccagtcgctccaggagtccttcagcccgactcacttcagccttctcctgatctctgatcagctctttcacctcagagcgccttctctcaatggagcggatcagctcagtaaagatcctctcactgtcctccactgctgtctgtgcagagcgctgttaggagaaacagaaggaggagggttgtacattttaactaggcctttcactcagctcttactgggaccccagacagcctgttccccacagtgtggctcagtggcattgagccccacagggctggaaagtggcccaacactgggctcctcactggctgactggaggagagccctgactgagccctgaaatggctcttccagcagccagctgttgtcttctcctctggtcagtacccaccttgagtgactgcacagcctgtctcagatcctgcagctccttctctctctcctggattctctgctggaacTTACTCTGTGtcacccccagctgcttctgtgaagAAACACACATGATCCAGGTTTAAAAACACTGGTGAAGACACTCCAGCAAGCCCTAAGGAATCAGGGCCGTACATTTTGGGCCTCGGCCCAACAGAGGGTACTCACCTCACCAACACACACTATTCCCACCCCGATGTTGCCACAACACCaccatccataatcacacactgttcataacatgggaccTGCTTCaattctactgaaacacattattcTCACCTCACCGACACACACTATTCCCACCCCAATGTTGCCACAACACCACCAtcaataatcacacactatgttcataacatgggacctgtttcaattctactgaaacacattattcCATGCACTGTCAGCAACCAACAGAGCAGATGGTCAAAATTAATGACTGACATGTTGATcccaaacacaaaattaaaagcCTATACCTGAACCAAAATGTCAGCATAGAGTTGTGCTGGCCTGGGAtctgttttacatttcattagaaGTAATACAATTCTAGATCAGCAGTCCGACTCTGATATGCTTGATATATAAGCCCCCTGAATTTGGCGTTTCAAAACTGCCTcctgttttcatgttctgtataaTTTTGTtacactgcatatattttataaatgagacATAAGGTACAACTACTAAACTACAGTTTGAAGTTTTGAGTTTTTGAGTACACTGAGAGAAAAAGAAACCgcagtattatattatattcaaaaacatgcacacacacaaacctacctTAAACACAGGgtcagggaggagaggagtagTTTGCCTTTCATTGGAGACAGCTGTATTCGCCTATTCTAGCAGAGTTCATGCTGCTTTTTATTTCCCAttcaaaattgattgattgatttatacTTTTGTTTTAACAGGGAAAACACACTGCGACATGCccaaacaataatacaattttaaacatCACATTTTTAGAAAACTGGCTACAAAGAAAATGGTCTGACTAATCACTACCAAAACTATGCAAAACGTAACTACCTGCTTCAGAAattaatataatacatatttgtaAGCTGTGCATGACGGAGATAACGTCGGTTGAATGATAATTTTACTAGCTTGCTTGCTCGCGAGTTCCGAGGGTCGTAGCTAATGATGAAATTACAACGTGAACGTGGCAACTGGAAAGTCCTACCTACCTTTTTAACCGATATATAAGATAAAAAGTAAATGTTGTTGTTTAATCGTGGTTTCATAATTTAAAACCTGCCTACCTGAGTGATATTATTCTCGAACTGGGGCTCGCGACGCGATGCTTTTCATTACAAGTTGTACTCGGATTGTCGGAAGATGCGACGACAGATTTAGACAAAACCAATTGGAAGGGGTCGGGGTGTGGTTTGGAGAGCGTAATATTAGAAAGTATAGATAAGGTGTATTTTTTCGTGGATAATACGATACAATTCccttttttaaatggtaaagaATTtctttaagaaataaataaataataaatgccaTTAACACCAGCCAATAAAGGGCACTTCTGGGGTCACCTGATTCTGGGCACCCACTCCATGAAATACAACAAATGAATGCCTCTTTTGAACTTGACAGACAAGGAAACACGAAAAATAAACTAATGAATAAGGCATATGCAGTTGGAGTGCAGTGTAATGATTCTGCtgatttctcattttcactgctcaggtattttcagtatttttgggttcatgttaaaaatgtatgtttatgttgCCAGTGAAGAGTTCCAGtccttacctgtttctcagtcctttctgctTCCACCgagactgtatcatggcctctgtgttcatccatcacacacagcatacagatacactgctgatcgCTACGGCAGAAAACCTCCAGCAGTTTGTCGTGATTAgagcagatcttctcctgcaggtttccagaggctttgaccagtttgtgtttttttaagacAGGAGATTCATAGTGATGCTGGAGGTGAATTTCACAGTAAGAtgccagacacaccagacaggacttgatGGCTTTGCACTTTCTCCCAATACAGAAATCACACtccacgtctccaggtccagcgtaacagtgagcaggagaagcagcttggagtcctgtcttcttcagtttctccaccacttcagccagcatggtgtttctgcccagaacaggccttggggtgaaggtctgtctgcactggtgacagctgtagacaccaatatgatcatcctgatcccagcagcccttaatacagcccatacagtaactgtgtccacagtgAATAGTCACCGGATCcttcagtagatccagacagattgaacagctgaactggtcctgatccaCCGAGATATTAGcctcagccatttcactgctcacactgacagAGACGGAGTttagctgtgtttctctgacagagacagagttaagttttgtttctctgaaactgcgtAACAGCAAGCTTAGCAGTGACTTCCTGGTTCTgcccacagctgcaggaggtgtggtgttggactgggGCCAGGCTGAGCAGAGAGGGCAGATTCATGAGGAACTATTTAATCTTACGCTTCAAAGGGCAGATTTACTGAGGGTCTGTGTGAGTATTGTGAGCAGTAAAGgcttatatacacatgcatgggATTTACTACGGGTGCATCTGATCTGAGTACCCAGTCAGAAACGCTGAGATAATAATATGAGTAGATATGATAAATATAggcatatttaattttaatagaATTTGAGTTTACAGGTATTTTGTCTGCATGAATTTGAGGATATCATGAATGGAAAGAGTGAGCTCTGTACAGAAAATGAAACAGCAGAGCAGGCTCATGTTGTATGTGAAATAGTTCTTATAGCTTCCCAGTTTTACTACTGCTAGTTGTACCAGTACCACAAACATATTTTGTGGATTCATCTGACACTGTTCTTTGTATCTTGCCTATCTACGTGTAACACCCTTTCTCAAGTCGTCTCCGGCTAGCCACTTAAAGGCTACTCATTCTGTATGTATGACCTTGAACTGTATttaaacacaccacacatgctAGTTGGGGAGAGATATTCTCTGAACAGATTACCCGGATGCCCTGTGTTTGTCTCTCCCTTGTGAAATCTCTGAAGAGAAGTTGTCTGCATGTTCTTCATCGTCCTGCATTTGATTCCATGGAGAAGGGCTAAATATCCTAACAGCCGACACGCATGGATTTGCTCCTACAGCCATGAAATGAAGGCTTTTTAACTTCTGTCAGAGATTTGAGTGgtgtgtatttttggtttgttcatATGGACTAGCGCTCCATGTTACACACCTGAGCACCTCTCCAATTCACTTCAAGTAAGCCAAGGTTGCGTTCTTTTATTATTCTTGCAGCACAGCAAGAGTTTCAGCCTTTTCacttttcagcttttcagcCAGGCTCGTTTAGTCTCATTCTCGTCTCCCTGATCCACTCCGTCTCTTAGACTTTATTTCTGTCCGAGTTCAGAAACAACAACTCCAGTGATTCTGCTCAGTGAGGGAGTCTTTCAAAATCCAGAATTAATGTTCTCTGATATTTCTCAGAGCTACATTCTGAAAATGACCCTTCACTGCTTGTGTTGCCAGGGAAACAACCACAAGAGTTTGGTTTATTTAGAAATGgctaaaaaacattacaatgtaaGTGGTACACAGGCTACACTAGCTTCAGCACaggtgaaattaaatgaaattacagaTATTTAGAATAATGTAAAGTACATGCATACGTACAAAAATCTATAAAACACCTGTGTTTTTGCCCGCATTTGGTTTTATGTGATGTGTAATGTAGTACAGTAATCGTTTGGTATTTTTCTGGTATTTGTCTGTTTTTATGGAATATTCAGATATATTTGTTCttgtaataaaaacattaagcaataaaaaaagcatttagatgctacatttatttaatcaggacaaaaaacaacaatacagcTTAAACGATAACAAAAGTCAGTTGAttggattttaaaataaaaagacaagaaGTGGAAGTGGAATAAATCACTGATTCTCCCAGATCTGTCCATAATAGATCCATATTAAACGTAGACAGTGAATCAGGTCACAGAGGAAGTTGCAGATGATGATCAGTAGCAGTTCCCGCTGATCATTTAGTAAATCCCAGAAAAGCAGCAGTTGCAGTGGAACACTGAGGCAGTTCAGGTGGAGCAGCGTCaggctgccatggcaacggccCTCTGGGATTAAAACCTGTAACCTCTGggccacaaacacagctctttCAACAGACATTTTACCCATATTCAACTTTTCATCTGTCCTTCTTCAAAGATGAATACAACAGCATCTACATATTTTTACCGGTAGATGTTGGCTCTGTAGGAGAGACAGAGGCTCTTGGGGTGTCCAGGCTTGCTGTAGTCCTGGATTCTCACTGGTTTGAAGGTAAATTAATGGCTTTTCTCATAACAAATTTGTTGTGTCTTTTTATGTACTCCATATATTGTATAAGTATAGCATGCAAAGTACAACTTTAAAAAGTTACAATCTGATGAACTATCAGGAATAGACAGGTGCATAAAATATATGAAGCAAATACTTGGTACA
Above is a genomic segment from Conger conger chromosome 10, fConCon1.1, whole genome shotgun sequence containing:
- the LOC133138105 gene encoding tripartite motif-containing protein 16-like, with protein sequence MAEANISVDQDQFSCSICLDLLKDPVTIHCGHSYCMGCIKGCWDQDDHIGVYSCHQCRQTFTPRPVLGRNTMLAEVVEKLKKTGLQAASPAHCYAGPGDVECDFCIGRKCKAIKSCLVCLASYCEIHLQHHYESPVLKKHKLVKASGNLQEKICSNHDKLLEVFCRSDQQCICMLCVMDEHRGHDTVSVEAERTEKQKQLGVTQSKFQQRIQEREKELQDLRQAVQSLKRSAQTAVEDSERIFTELIRSIERRRSEVKELIRDQEKAEVSRAEGLLERLEQEIAELRRREAELEQLSHTEDHIHFLQSCQSLCAPPGPGDLPSITVSPNVSFEAVRKFVSELKERLEDVFKAEFKVCGRVEEVSVLEPQTRQDFLKYGCQLTLDPNTAHRTLRLSEGNREVTFLGKIQSYPHHPERFERYLQVLCRVGVSGRCYWEAEWSGGGVSIAVSYKEISRKGRGDDCRMGRNNKSWSLICSPSSYSFSHNNKRTKIPVPSSSRVGVYLDHRAGTLSFYSVSDTMTLLHRVQTTFPQPLYPGFGVHCYGSSVKLCDLE